The Bradysia coprophila strain Holo2 chromosome III, BU_Bcop_v1, whole genome shotgun sequence region GAAGATATTTTAATGTGAGACTTCTTAAACAAGCCGAAACTGTCACATTTATTTCTAGAAAGATAAATAGATATTTACGTCAAAAAGAACGAACAGTTGAAAAGTCGAGCTTTCGTGTTAGGTCCGATGATccaaggcgaagccgaggtcaacaaTCACCCAAAAACATGACTTCATTTTTCGTCCGAgttacgtaaaatattttacatgctgagcacaccgtaaaaaatgatttattgattaaatGAACGGTTATCGGTGATGAAGCATGCAAAAAATATTCCCGAGCAGGTATACATGGATCGTAAATATCCAACTCTTGCATCAggaattattgttttgatagATCTTAAAATAGTTTCGATTAAATTACAACGTGTAAACCTACGCATAATGTTATGCTTAATTGTAACatcaaaactttctttttattcataaaaatatgttttgccTGATCATTCgcttaaataaaaatagaaaacgaaaatgatttcGCTATAGAAAAGTTTATTCACTTAATTGCGAATGCTTCATTTGACTTAATATGCATTAGCATTTAAGCAATTAACGACAGACGATGCAAATAAGTGTTGAATTCCGCTCAATGTCGTCTTATAACTtaacaacatttttgatttcgtTTCGATCTCTTTAAAGtatttagatcaaaagaagtaatagaatcGGTTATATTGATGATAAGATTGCCGTTAGTGAAAGGGTAACTTCATTGCATCTGATTTTAATCATCCAGAAACGGTTATATTCTGTTATCCATAATAGACGTTAAAAATGAGCGCGCTTTAGCTTTGACTTCGAATGTCTAtaataatagtaatttatgcaaccgagcaacgcacttcaagcaaaaggaCTTCGAGTGaaagctgccaaatagagtagtacTTTGTAtgaaccgagtgataaatgattttttaggcaAACATGTGCCTTACAAAtcatttatcaccgagttaAGTCACTGAGTATGTTAAACAATTGCAGACAAGATTTCGACCTTGACGATATTTATGTGAGCAAAAGAAGTCATCGACCTAATGATTACACCACTTGCCATTACTAAAAGGTTAATTTCAATCCAACATTTGTTGAGGAATAATCCGATTCTAGTAGACTCACCGAAATTactcaaacaaaataatcCCGAATAATAGTTCACCGAAGTATTTTAGATAAGAATGGTTAAGATTagagaaaacgatttttttcaattcaattcaaaccAAGAAACAACTCAAGTACTCACCAAGTGAAATCGAAATTATACTACTGATTGAATAATCGTAGGACCGAGAACTGTTACAAAGTCTTTGAGTTCTCGATCTGCTTACGTGTCATAATAGGGTGCTATGTCTTCAGGGAAGAAGGGACGGTCGGAAGTGTAAGCTATTCAAATTATGATCTTTTCAACAAACATTGTGGCGTGCAGTCAGGTCTGATCTAAAATGACcattttaatgtaaatgtaTGTATTGCAAATGGCTTCTCACGACGAGGTTCCCTTgaattaatttgtaatttttggttATCTTTATCTCCTGCTGAGAgtacaaaaatattaattgcACCGAAGCCTCTGATATAATCTTCAgcctaaaattcataaatgtGTAGCAGGACAATCTTTCGAAGGACGAACCATGCTTCTAAAATTTTTAGCAGACAATGTCGCAGTATTCAGATGTACtttgaaaaggaaaatattattgGGCCGGGAAATGTTGTGACAAACGAAGGCGAACGGTTTGTGGAACGGCAGTTCGAAAACGTTTGGATTCTTCCCGCAGTCAAGGACAATCCTTTATGTAGTATTTATGTCGTTCAGCCCACCCTGCCCCAAAAATACCGACCTCAAACAAACTaacgaaaaatcaataaaattttttgttttgaattattgtacaaaaatacgaattatatttctataaattttatgttttttttgttgttttcgtttaaatgctaaataaataaataaaatcccaATGTTGTGAGACCGCACTTTTGATAAATGAAAAGTGTGTCCAATGTGTCTAAAATTAATgcaaattttacataattctgtttttaacaaaaaaatttataaaaacttAATAAGAACTAACTACACAGTAAAAATTGATCGAATGTAATCCATATTATACGTTGCGATAACATTGCGAAAATTCACTTGCTTTCATCTCTTcgatgtttttcttcttttcatttttgcaaattaaaagaaagaaaaaaaaacttcctcTCTTTGAGCAATCATTTCGTATTATTTATGAAAACTCTTGTATAAAGACCGTTTATAGTTAACATCAATGTttcttcaattcaatttaaggCTAAATATTCAACTAAAAGGATCGATTCAAgaaacgaataatttttttttttgtttctaatAAAGAGGATTGTCTTTATCCAAGAAATATTTATCTCGTTGTCCACTTAAATAGTTTTAGCGAatgatttttagtttttttttatttatttttttttttttattttttatttatttttccattaacTATTATGTACACAaaagttcaacaaaaaaaaatgaaaaaaaaaattctttgaatataTCTCTCGAGTATATTCACATCCTTTCATTAAATGCGCTCAGGCaataacatttcaattttccttaactaaaatagagaaaaaaaaagaattaattcTTCTTGTTAACATTACTGTTACTACTATTGCCTCCATGGTAGAAGTAATTTGTGTTGCCTGCGAAAGGATAATGATTCGAATATTTGGTTGCATCAATCATTGATTGCTGGGATTGATTTAATTGTTGCTGCAGCTGATGCTGCTGatgctgttgttgctgttgctgctgctgttgttgagGCTGTTGCTGTTGCTGAAGTGGTTGTTGCGGTAATCGATTCTGTGGCATTTGATTGACATTGCTACCGGAATTGCCCGTATTGTACAGATTCGATGTTCCCATATTGTCACTGTAAACTGGCATTTTCTGTTGCATGTACTGAGAATGTTGCATGTATTGCGTTTGTGGATGAATGTTGTTATATTGAGGTATCATCTGAAATATATTTCGATTTGTTTTCTAtggagtttttcttttttgtcgatattttttttggaatttggaattttagtTCGTTTTTTTCTATCTGAATAGAGTTTCGAAATTTACTAAAACAACAGTTAAATTGAAGTCAAACTGAATGTAATTAATGTTTTACATAGTCCATCagtgaaattgattttaatgagtATGTTAATTAGTTTAATGTGAATACAACCCCTGTAAATTGCTAGTATTTAATGTCTTCTTCCTATTATTATATATAAATTTCCATTAACACCAATGCCAACGATATAATTTGCTTCAAATTCTACGATTTCTTTGACTTAACTacatttttagttttgttaaaTGTTAATGTTGCATTCGAAACTATACATCGACATAGCTCAATCGATGAGAAAGcgagtaaaatttgattgttcaaaaaatatgATCGAAAATCATACGATCGTTTTTTTTAGCTCTAAAGCGGATGTGTTATACGGCCATATAAAAAGAAACCCCCGACCGACCCTTAACAGTTTTTTTAGGAGCGTCACATGCATTTATATTTTAGGTTCTGTTGAATGTAGAGCCGCGTTAAAGGAAACAAATAAAGCTGAATTGATGCATAAGTTTCCACAGTCAACATTTTAACAGAATCATCAGTTACAAACTCCCATTTCTATTGAGCTATATCGAAGCTCAATTAGTTCGtgtaaaatacaaactttttctttttaaatttaaactttttttgttttacattttttgaatagttttttttaattaaaagtttacATTTTCGTCTGTTTATCATTTCGTATTAGTTGCCTCATTCATGAACCTACctaaatcaatatttttatttatcacaTATTAACCCAAATTTCCTGAAACCAAAAAGAAAAGAGAATATTTGTTCGTGAATTATATGAAATGCTGTCGATTTTAGTAACATCGATTTTAAACGCCAAAAACCATGCAAAATTGTGAacgattctttttccaaatttttttttttttgaaacactCAAGTGACAAGCAAACAAATACATAAATtcagaagaaaatgaaattaaatcacTCTGTAGAACACTGGCAACACGAAGCGTAAAAACAACTTTCGCCTGAAAAAGCTATCTCGACAATTAGGTGAACACTATTGCAATTGCGGGGATGAGAAATCATGTTTTGCATGAACAAATTAACAGagctttttttttgggaatttattttgaaaattctaaaagaaTCAGAATTTCCAgaacttaaaataaaattctcaaaaaatagGTCCTGCATATGATTGCTAGACGAAAGCTTTGGAATTTGAGATGACACCGAGCATTTCCGTTTTGTATtctatgaaaaacaaaataatttctgaaaaCTGAAATCAAGATCTTATATAAACTCGGAAGTGAATGAAAAACGTCGAGTTACTTGCAAAAGGTTTGAAATTGTACCGTGATTCGGTTTGGCACGAGTtaggaacaaaattttacgtAGTAGGATCTTCATTTTTGACAAATGTCACTTTTACACATTAGCGAGTTaataaacatttgaaattgatCGCACTATACTGTTCATAAATGGCTTTTTagagaaaacgaaaaagtaatGATACAGTCGAATTAGGATTGGCAAACTACAAATGTGGATTCGTCgtgtaatttctttttttgtgtaaatataactttcctaactagtgttaaaatatcgcgacttctgATGTCCTTCAGGCTTAAGGAAAAAAATCCtattagcatgcgttaggaaaataataattattaccAGTAGTGCGTGATACCACTAATCAACTTCAATCGAAGTTTTAAGATCGGTTCGGTTAAAGTTTTCTGTCTCCAAATGGATTAGGAGGCATGCagtaaagaaagaaaattacaaacagAAATAACAAACACCGAATCGTAAGATTTATTCAAGTACACCGTGACATACTGCCCTAATCTATAGATTCTGAAAGAAGAGGTGGCGGGTGgcatcaaatttgttaaacgcactcattacatatatatgtggaaagtcaacttgaagaaataatattttacatgataaaaagatgaaaaatggAGTTTTCCTGTGAAGTTTggtgatccgaggcgtagccgaggtcaataaacatacgaaaacgagaaaatgtgtttttttgtttacttgaaaTTGTCATatagattttgaaaaatgtagttGACGCCACAGATAAATGTTCATgccaccgccttcgtgatcaactcagaagtgtctaagccttttctttcaaaaccttCATCCATAGTCACTGATATCATGACAATGATGCCAGTGATTAATAAATATCGTTGATGAGAACAaaagttaaagaaaaattgagaaaaatatttacacatCAACGCTTACATTGGATTATTTCCTAACAATCTATGAACATATGTGTCCTATGTGCATCACCATACAAGGACtttcaaacttttcaaatCTTCTACAATCATTGGTCATttgaaacgaacgaaaaatagAATTACGTGAATTAGATTAAACTTATCGGATCTTATAATTCTCACGAAATCTAAACAAAATATATAGAAAAGTCAGAGTAACACGGACACGGACAAAGCTTCCTCtaagtggaaaaaaaaaagaaaattctaaattctaaTTTCTCAGCATGCGAGCTACACAAAACCAAACACCGAGTACTTATCAGTAAATTTACCTTTGATCTACATGTCAATCTTGTATTTCTGTCAATTGAAGGtagaaatatatttacaaaatattagaaaaataTCCACAAAATGGAGTTAGGAATACAATTTAAAAGCTCTCCGTAGACACATTGATCGCTTTGCCATCAATATTTTGTCGCAGTAACACATCTCATATTAACGGATCGATAAGTTCATAGCAAGTTCTAAGcaagacaacaacaacaattaatAAAGATGGAAAAGCGATCGCGTCAAAAtcatttgcaatttttaatCATGCCCCATCTAATGAGAAACACCATTGGTATGCATCGGAATTGTTTTGGGATGAAAAAGCTTCAACACTTTCCATCTAACCTTACGACCGCTTACGATATATATTTTGGACCGTTACACATAAACGAAACAGTTAGCGAATTAGACATACCTTATTTGAATTGGATGATTGATTACGGCTGTTGCTGCTGTTGGCACTGGTAACCGTTGCATTGCCGCCGTTGCTATTCGAACCATTACTGCCATTATTACCGTTTTGCTTGGTAAAATCcaaatgttttgaatttttcgacttttcgcGATCACGATCTTTGTCCTTTTTCTTTGACGAATGCGAATGACTGTTGCTATTGTTTTCAGCGGGATTATGTTGCTGTCCACTGGCATAGTCTCCGATCAAGTCCttggatattttgatttttagcgACGCCGGCGGTGGTGCTACGGGTTCAGGTTTGATACGATCACGGGGAATTGTTATTTTAAATCCACCGGGTGCTGTTTCCTGGGTCGATATTAACTTATCTCGCGGTATCgtaattttcaatggattgTGTCCATCGCTAGCCGGTAAATCAGCTGATCGTTCGCGATCCTTTTGTCGATCCTTATCCTTCTTGTGCTTTTTCCGTTCTTCGCGGTCTTTCGTTTTATCTTTGTCCTTGTCCTTGTGCTTGTGTTtgtctttcttctttttcttttccgatTTAGTGCGCTGACCGTGCTCACTTCCAACCTCTAATTTTATTTGCGTTGGTAACATTGGAGTTTCGAATAATTGCTGTGGCAAAGTGGCCGAAGGTTCGTACGAATCGTATTTGGAAGGTTCTTGCTTGATCAGACTCTGCGGCAGCGCTTCGTGCGGCACAGTAGACAAAGATGAATGGAACTTTGTGTCGGTGCACAGGCTCTCCTTCAGCAAACTACTAACTAAATCCGGATTCGTTTCGATTCCATTAAACGACGTTGTTTTCATCGGATGGTCGTAAGTGGGAACGTTCTCGGATGGGTATATCGGCAATTTTGATATATTCGGTTTGACATCTAAACTGGGTTTGCAATCTAAACTAAATGACGGCGACAACGGTTGAACAACATCGAGTTTACGTTGTTTGGCTTCTCGAAAGTCGATTCCATTTTCTTGTTTAATCGTATCGTCGGGAAGCATCCTTTTCAGTCCAGCATTCAAATGTTTTGACATTGTTGAAGTGGAATCGAACGGTAAGGTTTGCTGTGGCACGGTCATTGCGGGCATACCGGGCTTGGCACCGTTTCCACGTTTATCTGAATGGCTTGGTGCCTTATTGCCCAATTGGCCTGTGGTTAAATCGGTTCGCTTGTCCTTTTTCGGTGTTTCAGAGCGATGCTTTTTCGGACTGTCACGATTCGATTTGATGTTGAGACCATTATTCGGCGGCCGTTGTGGCACCACATTGACACTATCATTCCATTCAGGACTGAATATTGATTTGTGTTGTTTTGGTGGTGAACTTAACTCCTGACCGTCAACCATTGGGCCACACTGATCATCTGTTAGCCTGAATGTAGACTCAGCCGTAGGGTGTTTAAGTTGATGGACGGATGCATGTTCTGGCTGTGACTGTTGTTGTGGATGATTTACCTTACGACTGGCCATAGCTTGATTGTAATTCGGTAGCTGTTGTTGATAAGGCGGCTGTCTCGATGTACTACTCATTCTCTgctgattttcatttgtagGGTACAAATTGCCACTATTGTTACCGCTATTATGTTGCTGCTGTGGCTTTGCTTGATTCTTTGTTGGGTCAATAGGCTTCGGTTGTTGTTGGTCTTTGCCATGTTGCCTTTGCTCTTGTTTCATATTTTGACGTTGCACATCAGGAATTGGTTGTGTCATTGGATTCATTGGATTTCGATTCTTGTTTGCTTGTTGCTGATAATATTGCTGATCGTGTGATGGTTGACTTGAtcgctgctgctgctgttgttgcaAAACTGTCGCTTGCATATTACTACCAGACTGTGTCATATTGTCGATGTTGCCTCTAGTTAATGGAGGCAAGGGACCCTTCGTACTGCCAGCTGTTCGTTGCGGCGCAGAAAAATGTGGCTCTGGTACAATCGGTCGTTCAGCACGATCTGGTCGCGGTCGACACGAATTCGATGCCATGGATGACGACGATGCTGAGGCGGACGACGATGGCGCCACGTTTGCATGAGGTTGAGGTTGTTTGG contains the following coding sequences:
- the LOC119075588 gene encoding cyclin-T isoform X1, whose protein sequence is MASVSGQDSRWYLTAEQLQNSPSRRCGMDQDQELNHRQNAAYLIQDMGQRLRVSQLCINTAIVYMHRFYAYHSFTYFHRNGIAAASLFLAAKVEEQPRKLETVIHIANACTASSKFNEVPDPSKESYQEQAQDLVFNENVLLQTLGFDVAVDHPHTHVVKTCHLVKACKDLAQTSYFLASNSLHLTTMCLQYKPTVVACFCIYLACKWSGWEIPQSTEGKFWFHYVDTNVNLDLLEQLTREFLVIYEKSPARLKTKLNSCKGLVLNKVEQQQQRPMSQPSSSSRSHPAGEHSRSQSSSHQRANHQKIPHAGQAGKEHVPSKSSSGQMPSKQPQPHANVAPSSSASASSSSMASNSCRPRPDRAERPIVPEPHFSAPQRTAGSTKGPLPPLTRGNIDNMTQSGSNMQATVLQQQQQQRSSQPSHDQQYYQQQANKNRNPMNPMTQPIPDVQRQNMKQEQRQHGKDQQQPKPIDPTKNQAKPQQQHNSGNNSGNLYPTNENQQRMSSTSRQPPYQQQLPNYNQAMASRKVNHPQQQSQPEHASVHQLKHPTAESTFRLTDDQCGPMVDGQELSSPPKQHKSIFSPEWNDSVNVVPQRPPNNGLNIKSNRDSPKKHRSETPKKDKRTDLTTGQLGNKAPSHSDKRGNGAKPGMPAMTVPQQTLPFDSTSTMSKHLNAGLKRMLPDDTIKQENGIDFREAKQRKLDVVQPLSPSFSLDCKPSLDVKPNISKLPIYPSENVPTYDHPMKTTSFNGIETNPDLVSSLLKESLCTDTKFHSSLSTVPHEALPQSLIKQEPSKYDSYEPSATLPQQLFETPMLPTQIKLEVGSEHGQRTKSEKKKKKDKHKHKDKDKDKTKDREERKKHKKDKDRQKDRERSADLPASDGHNPLKITIPRDKLISTQETAPGGFKITIPRDRIKPEPVAPPPASLKIKISKDLIGDYASGQQHNPAENNSNSHSHSSKKKDKDRDREKSKNSKHLDFTKQNGNNGSNGSNSNGGNATVTSANSSNSRNQSSNSNKMIPQYNNIHPQTQYMQHSQYMQQKMPVYSDNMGTSNLYNTGNSGSNVNQMPQNRLPQQPLQQQQQPQQQQQQQQQQHQQHQLQQQLNQSQQSMIDATKYSNHYPFAGNTNYFYHGGNSSNSNVNKKN
- the LOC119075588 gene encoding cyclin-T isoform X2; the encoded protein is MHRFYAYHSFTYFHRNGIAAASLFLAAKVEEQPRKLETVIHIANACTASSKFNEVPDPSKESYQEQAQDLVFNENVLLQTLGFDVAVDHPHTHVVKTCHLVKACKDLAQTSYFLASNSLHLTTMCLQYKPTVVACFCIYLACKWSGWEIPQSTEGKFWFHYVDTNVNLDLLEQLTREFLVIYEKSPARLKTKLNSCKGLVLNKVEQQQQRPMSQPSSSSRSHPAGEHSRSQSSSHQRANHQKIPHAGQAGKEHVPSKSSSGQMPSKQPQPHANVAPSSSASASSSSMASNSCRPRPDRAERPIVPEPHFSAPQRTAGSTKGPLPPLTRGNIDNMTQSGSNMQATVLQQQQQQRSSQPSHDQQYYQQQANKNRNPMNPMTQPIPDVQRQNMKQEQRQHGKDQQQPKPIDPTKNQAKPQQQHNSGNNSGNLYPTNENQQRMSSTSRQPPYQQQLPNYNQAMASRKVNHPQQQSQPEHASVHQLKHPTAESTFRLTDDQCGPMVDGQELSSPPKQHKSIFSPEWNDSVNVVPQRPPNNGLNIKSNRDSPKKHRSETPKKDKRTDLTTGQLGNKAPSHSDKRGNGAKPGMPAMTVPQQTLPFDSTSTMSKHLNAGLKRMLPDDTIKQENGIDFREAKQRKLDVVQPLSPSFSLDCKPSLDVKPNISKLPIYPSENVPTYDHPMKTTSFNGIETNPDLVSSLLKESLCTDTKFHSSLSTVPHEALPQSLIKQEPSKYDSYEPSATLPQQLFETPMLPTQIKLEVGSEHGQRTKSEKKKKKDKHKHKDKDKDKTKDREERKKHKKDKDRQKDRERSADLPASDGHNPLKITIPRDKLISTQETAPGGFKITIPRDRIKPEPVAPPPASLKIKISKDLIGDYASGQQHNPAENNSNSHSHSSKKKDKDRDREKSKNSKHLDFTKQNGNNGSNGSNSNGGNATVTSANSSNSRNQSSNSNKMIPQYNNIHPQTQYMQHSQYMQQKMPVYSDNMGTSNLYNTGNSGSNVNQMPQNRLPQQPLQQQQQPQQQQQQQQQQHQQHQLQQQLNQSQQSMIDATKYSNHYPFAGNTNYFYHGGNSSNSNVNKKN
- the LOC119075588 gene encoding cyclin-T isoform X3; protein product: MASVSGQDSRWYLTAEQLQNSPSRRCGMDQDQELNHRQNAAYLIQDMGQRLRVSQLCINTAIVYMHRFYAYHSFTYFHRNGIAAASLFLAAKVEEQPRKLETVIHIANACTASSKFNEVPDPSKESYQEQAQDLVFNENVLLQTLGFDVAVDHPHTHVVKTCHLVKACKDLAQTSYFLASNSLHLTTMCLQYKPTVVACFCIYLACKWSGWEIPQSTEGKFWFHYVDTNVNLDLLEQLTREFLVIYEKSPARLKTKLNSCKGLVLNKVEQQQQRPMSQPSSSSRSHPAGEHSRSQSSSHQRANHQKIPHAGQAGKEHVPSKSSSGQMPSKQPQPHANVAPSSSASASSSSMASNSCRPRPDRAERPIVPEPHFSAPQRTAGSTKGPLPPLTRGNIDNMTQSGSNMQATVLQQQQQQRSSQPSHDQQYYQQQANKNRNPMNPMTQPIPDVQRQNMKQEQRQHGKDQQQPKPIDPTKNQAKPQQQHNSGNNSGNLYPTNENQQRMSSTSRQPPYQQQLPNYNQAMASRKVNHPQQQSQPEHASVHQLKHPTAESTFRLTDDQCGPMVDGQELSSPPKQHKSIFSPEWNDSVNVVPQRPPNNGLNIKSNRDSPKKHRSETPKKDKRTDLTTGQLGNKAPSHSDKRGNGAKPGMPAMTVPQQTLPFDSTSTMSKHLNAGLKRMLPDDTIKQENGIDFREAKQRKLDVVQPLSPSFSLDCKPSLDVKPNISKLPIYPSENVPTYDHPMKTTSFNGIETNPDLVSSLLKESLCTDTKFHSSLSTVPHEALPQSLIKQEPSKYDSYEPSATLPQQLFETPMLPTQIKLEVGSEHGQRTKSEKKKKKDKHKHKDKDKDKTKDREERKKHKKDKDRQKDRERSADLPASDGHNPLKITIPRDKLISTQETAPGGFKITIPRDRIKPEPVAPPPASLKIKISKDLIGDYASGQQHNPAENNSNSHSHSSKKKDKDRDREKSKNSKHLDFTKQNGNNGSNGSNSNGGNATVTSANSSNSRNQSSNSNKEIWVNM
- the LOC119075588 gene encoding cyclin-T isoform X4, giving the protein MASVSGQDSRWYLTAEQLQNSPSRRCGMDQDQELNHRQNAAYLIQDMGQRLRVSQLCINTAIVYMHRFYAYHSFTYFHRNGIAAASLFLAAKVEEQPRKLETVIHIANACTASSKFNEVPDPSKESYQEQAQDLVFNENVLLQTLGFDVAVDHPHTHVVKTCHLVKACKDLAQTSYFLASNSLHLTTMCLQYKPTVVACFCIYLACKWSGWEIPQSTEGKFWFHYVDTNVNLDLLEQLTREFLVIYEKSPARLKTKLNSCKGLVLNKVEQQQQRPMSQPSSSSRSHPAGEHSRSQSSSHQRANHQKIPHAGQAGKEHVPSKSSSGQMPSKQPQPHANVAPSSSASASSSSMASNSCRPRPDRAERPIVPEPHFSAPQRTAGSTKGPLPPLTRGNIDNMTQSGSNMQATVLQQQQQQRSSQPSHDQQYYQQQANKNRNPMNPMTQPIPDVQRQNMKQEQRQHGKDQQQPKPIDPTKNQAKPQQQHNSGNNSGNLYPTNENQQRMSSTSRQPPYQQQLPNYNQAMASRKVNHPQQQSQPEHASVHQLKHPTAESTFRLTDDQCGPMVDGQELSSPPKQHKSIFSPEWNDSVNVVPQRPPNNGLNIKSNRDSPKKHRSETPKKDKRTDLTTGQLGNKAPSHSDKRGNGAKPGMPAMTVPQQTLPFDSTSTMSKHLNAGLKRMLPDDTIKQENGIDFREAKQRKLDVVQPLSPSFSLDCKPSLDVKPNISKLPIYPSENVPTYDHPMKTTSFNGIETNPDLVSSLLKESLCTDTKFHSSLSTVPHEALPQSLIKQEPSKYDSYEPSATLPQQLFETPMLPTQIKLEVGSEHGQRTKSEKKKKKDKHKHKDKDKDKTKDREERKKHKKDKDRQKDRERSADLPASDGHNPLKITIPRDKLISTQETAPGGFKITIPRDRIKPEPVAPPPASLKIKISKDLIGDYASGQQHNPAENNSNSHSHSSKKKDKDRDREKSKNSKHLDFTKQNGNNGSNGSNSNGGNATVTSANSSNSRNQSSNSNKKYKIDM